A window of Symphalangus syndactylus isolate Jambi chromosome 24, NHGRI_mSymSyn1-v2.1_pri, whole genome shotgun sequence contains these coding sequences:
- the DDRGK1 gene encoding DDRGK domain-containing protein 1, giving the protein MVAPMWYLVAAALLVGFILFLTCSRGRAASAGQEPLHNEELAGAGRVAQPGPLEPEEPRAGGRPRRRRDLGSRLQAQRRAQRVAWAEADENEEEAVILAQEEEGVEKPAETHLSGKIGAKKLRKLEEKQARKAQREAEEAEREERKRLESQREAEWKKEEERLRLEEEQKEEEERKAREEQAQREHEEYLKLKEAFVVEEEGMGETMTEEQSQSFLTEFITYIKQSKVVLLEDLASQVGLRTQDTINRIQDLLAEGTITGVIDDRGKFIYITPEELAAVANFIRQRGRVSIAELAQASNSLIAWGRETPAQAPA; this is encoded by the exons ATGGTGGCGCCCATGTGGTACTTGGTAGCAGCGGCTCTGCTAGTCGGCTTTATCCTCTTCCTGACTTGCAGCCGGGGCCGGGCGGCATCAG CCGGCCAAGAGCCACTGCACAATGAGGAGCTGGCAGGAGCAGGCCGGGTGGCCCAGCCTGGGCCCCTGGAGCCTGAGGAGCCGAGAGCTGGAGGCAGGCCTCGGCGCCGGAGGGACCTGGGCAGCCGCCTACAGGCCCAGCGTCGAGCCCAGCGGGTGGCCTGGGCAGAAGCAGATGAGAATGAGGAGGAAGCTGTCATCCTAG CCCAGGAGGAGGAAGGCGTCGAGAAGCCAGCGGAAACTCACCTGTCAGGAAAAATTGGAGCTAAGAAACTGCGGAAGCTGGAGGAGAAACAAGCACGAAAGGCCCAGCGTGAG GCAGAGGAGGCTGAACGTGAGGAGCGGAAACGACTCGAGTCCCAGCGCGAAGCTGagtggaagaaggaggaggagcggCTTCGCCTGGAGGAGGAGCAGAAG gaggaggaggagaggaaggctcGCGAGGAGCAGGCCCAGCGGGAGCATGAGGAGTACCTAAAACTGAAGGAGGCCTTTGTGGTGGAGGAGGAAGGCATGGGAGAGACCATGACTGAGGAACAG TCCCAGAGCTTCCTGACAGAGTTCATCACCTACATCAAG CAGTCCAAGGTTGTGCTCTTGGAAGACCTGGCTTCCCAGGTGGGCCTACGCACTCAG GACACCATAAATCGCATCCAGGACCTGCTGGCTGAGGGGACTATAACAG GTGTGATTGACGACCGGGGCAAGTTCATCTACATAACCCCAGAGGAACTGGCCGCCGTGGCCAACTTCATCCGACAGCGGGGCCGGGTGTCCATCGCCGAGCTTGCCCAAGCCAGCAACTCCCTCATCGCCTGGGGCCGGGAGACCCCTGCCCAAGCCCCAGCCTGA